In Curtobacterium sp. TC1, the following proteins share a genomic window:
- a CDS encoding FhaA domain-containing protein, producing MGLLDNFERGLERAVNGAFAKTFRSGVQPVEISSALRRELDTKAAVVSRERILVPNEFTVRLAPPDFTRMNDVGRPLIDELTQMAHQHAVAQNYSFSGPVTIRLQQDGTLSTGILQIDSTTVQRDVAWIAVLDIGSQRHRLQRGRTVIGRGSDADITIADTGTSRKHVEVLWDGKHAQATDLGSTNGSKLNGQHFQQAIVEPDSTIEIGRTRMVFRVIPENDGGAR from the coding sequence GAGCGCGCCGTGAACGGCGCGTTCGCGAAGACCTTCCGCTCCGGTGTGCAGCCGGTCGAGATCTCGAGTGCCCTGCGCCGCGAGCTCGACACGAAGGCCGCCGTGGTGTCCCGCGAGCGGATCCTGGTGCCGAACGAGTTCACCGTGCGTCTGGCGCCACCGGACTTCACGCGCATGAACGACGTCGGTCGTCCACTGATCGACGAACTCACGCAGATGGCCCACCAGCACGCCGTCGCACAGAACTACTCGTTCTCCGGACCGGTCACCATCCGACTGCAACAGGACGGCACGCTCTCCACGGGCATCCTGCAGATCGACTCCACCACGGTGCAGCGCGACGTCGCCTGGATCGCCGTGCTCGACATCGGTTCGCAGCGCCACCGCCTGCAGCGCGGACGCACCGTGATCGGCCGCGGCAGCGACGCGGACATCACGATCGCGGACACCGGGACGAGCCGGAAGCACGTCGAGGTCCTCTGGGACGGGAAGCACGCCCAGGCCACCGATCTGGGCTCGACGAACGGCTCGAAGCTGAACGGTCAGCACTTCCAACAGGCGATCGTGGAGCCGGACTCCACCATCGAGATCGGTCGTACCCGTATGGTGTTCCGGGTGATCCCGGAGAACGACGGAGGTGCTCGATGA